Proteins encoded together in one Thermoplasmata archaeon window:
- a CDS encoding aldehyde dehydrogenase family protein, translated as MEGLRIQGDGDLEGGSMMERENYLFGKLEQVRRFGQAEIEEIIATARKKGMQLQQIPAKQILKLLAKTGSELLKEKEKIIPELEKELQLSRAMIELCFTYLEEILSYEGMAERVRNEIGSVEVLDGFVEKLGYEGMVHAAPLGVVFFVPAGNIFLSTIDTFAAILITKNVPIVRLSSDNVYFPLLFAKKMRELDEEGIISSAFCMLNIERDEVETLNLLKTRCEAVLAYGGDEAMRFYSSKLPYTTRFMGFGPKIGVAVVAPEDWREENIPDIARRIARDVAIFDQASCASPQNLFVPDAGSEKLEGLIEAIASELEALEKTLPRSEATDDDYVESLRTFELYKVGELLKGRKRFARSHSGKWHVVFDEGLEITPCPLGRFLIVKPYKNFEHFLEMLGRYREGLQTCSVYGSEKVRQNYAIALLKAGMTKVVPMGMALTSTNGSPHDGVFQIAQLLRWGSADGLDRKEALKQNVRSSLLCYDEEIAKLRKKELLRFAKTNTRFYSKFEGEDFYLTGEDVRLNLPPNGEGLLSRAVSGYLFSSGGTTGAPKYGIYSNEEFHYSAKLLAYGLLHAGLDPEDRVLNLFIPGKLWSGFLAVNEALLLVNCTVLPLGGEIEESKAIDLIEKFQVTAVMGMPANITKIFQAAKETGNLAKLGSVRKIFYAGEAFPKADEEMIIRMLPDVKIRSAGYACVDTGPIAFPCPLKGEGVHHCLPDVLVEIENSEIIVTPLYRRATPIIRYRTGDRGEWLEEECECGYRGKTFRLAGRVDELVMVGNIRFHASEVEEVLRNVLKTEDVQFQIVVSGKAIYLKVRGVCEPETLRKTMLENIEELRMGLEKGWIEQFSLEISNEPQFEKTRLGKIKRVVNQ; from the coding sequence GTGGAAGGGCTGCGCATTCAAGGCGATGGAGACCTTGAAGGAGGGAGCATGATGGAGCGGGAAAACTATCTGTTCGGAAAGTTGGAGCAAGTAAGAAGGTTCGGCCAGGCAGAAATCGAGGAAATAATTGCAACTGCAAGGAAGAAGGGTATGCAACTGCAGCAAATTCCGGCAAAGCAAATTCTGAAACTTCTTGCAAAAACTGGCAGCGAGCTTCTGAAGGAGAAGGAAAAAATAATCCCGGAGCTTGAAAAGGAACTCCAGTTATCCAGAGCCATGATTGAACTCTGTTTTACCTACCTTGAGGAAATTCTGAGTTATGAGGGAATGGCAGAGCGGGTGCGAAATGAAATTGGTTCAGTTGAAGTCCTCGATGGTTTTGTTGAAAAGCTAGGTTATGAGGGAATGGTTCATGCAGCACCGCTCGGTGTTGTGTTTTTTGTTCCAGCAGGTAACATCTTCCTCTCAACCATCGACACATTTGCTGCAATTCTTATCACAAAGAATGTCCCGATTGTGCGACTGAGCAGCGACAATGTCTACTTCCCTCTGCTTTTCGCAAAAAAAATGCGGGAGCTTGACGAGGAAGGCATAATTTCCTCTGCCTTCTGCATGCTGAACATCGAGCGAGATGAGGTGGAAACCCTCAATCTGCTCAAGACCAGATGCGAGGCAGTTCTTGCCTATGGCGGAGACGAGGCAATGCGGTTCTACTCCAGCAAATTGCCCTACACCACAAGGTTCATGGGCTTCGGTCCAAAAATTGGTGTTGCGGTAGTTGCACCGGAGGATTGGAGGGAAGAAAACATTCCAGATATTGCAAGGCGGATTGCAAGGGATGTTGCCATTTTTGACCAGGCATCCTGTGCCAGCCCCCAGAACCTCTTTGTGCCAGATGCTGGCTCTGAAAAATTGGAGGGGCTGATTGAGGCAATCGCATCGGAGCTGGAAGCACTTGAGAAAACACTCCCGAGGAGCGAAGCCACTGATGATGACTATGTTGAGAGTTTGAGGACATTTGAACTGTATAAGGTAGGGGAACTTCTGAAAGGCAGAAAAAGATTTGCTCGCTCACATTCTGGCAAATGGCATGTGGTTTTTGACGAAGGGCTGGAGATTACGCCATGTCCACTCGGCAGATTCCTCATTGTAAAGCCATACAAAAATTTTGAACATTTCCTTGAAATGCTAGGTAGATACAGAGAAGGCCTCCAGACATGCAGCGTGTACGGGAGCGAGAAGGTGCGGCAAAATTATGCCATTGCACTCCTGAAGGCAGGGATGACCAAGGTCGTGCCAATGGGCATGGCTCTCACATCCACAAATGGCTCACCACATGATGGGGTTTTCCAGATTGCCCAACTCCTGAGATGGGGTTCTGCAGATGGACTGGACAGAAAGGAGGCACTCAAGCAGAATGTGCGAAGTTCTCTGCTTTGCTACGATGAAGAGATTGCTAAACTTCGTAAAAAAGAACTTCTCAGATTTGCGAAAACAAACACAAGGTTTTACTCAAAGTTTGAGGGCGAGGATTTTTACTTAACTGGAGAGGATGTCCGCCTCAATCTTCCACCAAACGGAGAGGGGCTGCTGAGCAGGGCGGTAAGCGGCTACCTGTTTTCCAGCGGAGGCACAACTGGTGCACCAAAGTACGGCATTTATTCCAACGAGGAATTCCACTACTCTGCGAAACTGCTTGCATACGGGCTTTTGCATGCAGGACTTGACCCAGAAGATAGGGTTCTAAACCTTTTCATCCCTGGTAAATTGTGGTCTGGCTTTCTTGCTGTAAACGAGGCACTGCTCCTGGTTAACTGCACTGTGCTGCCTCTGGGTGGGGAGATTGAAGAAAGCAAGGCAATTGATTTGATAGAAAAGTTCCAGGTTACTGCAGTTATGGGGATGCCAGCAAACATAACTAAAATTTTCCAGGCGGCAAAGGAGACAGGAAATCTGGCTAAGTTAGGGAGCGTCAGAAAAATTTTCTATGCTGGGGAGGCATTTCCAAAGGCAGATGAGGAAATGATTATACGGATGCTACCTGATGTTAAAATAAGAAGTGCTGGCTATGCCTGTGTTGACACAGGACCAATTGCATTTCCCTGCCCTTTGAAGGGAGAGGGGGTGCACCACTGCCTTCCAGATGTGCTCGTTGAAATTGAGAATTCTGAGATTATTGTGACACCGCTCTACAGACGAGCCACACCAATCATCAGGTACAGAACAGGTGATAGAGGCGAGTGGCTAGAAGAAGAATGTGAATGCGGTTATAGAGGAAAAACCTTCAGATTGGCAGGAAGGGTGGATGAGCTTGTGATGGTAGGAAATATCAGGTTCCATGCCTCTGAGGTAGAAGAAGTACTGAGGAATGTGTTAAAGACAGAAGATGTACAGTTCCAGATTGTTGTAAGTGGAAAGGCAATTTACTTGAAAGTTCGTGGTGTGTGCGAGCCAGAGACATTGCGAAAAACAATGCTTGAGAACATTGAAGAGTTGAGGATGGGACTAGAGAAGGGCTGGATTGAGCAATTCAGCTTAGAAATCTCAAATGAACCCCAATTTGAGAAAACACGGTTGGGCAAGATAAAGCGTGTCGTGAATCAGTGA